A region from the Pseudomonas promysalinigenes genome encodes:
- the arfA gene encoding alternative ribosome rescue factor ArfA, producing MSKKPKKHGPNKAKSIIAQPLFRCRQERPDKGKGSYRREAFQSRDWEASYFLAA from the coding sequence ATGAGCAAAAAACCGAAAAAACACGGCCCCAACAAGGCCAAGTCGATTATCGCCCAGCCGCTGTTTCGCTGCCGCCAGGAGCGACCGGACAAGGGCAAAGGCAGCTACCGCCGCGAAGCCTTCCAATCGAGAGATTGGGAGGCTTCTTACTTTTTGGCCGCATGA